Proteins co-encoded in one Pyxidicoccus xibeiensis genomic window:
- a CDS encoding MFS transporter — MRALRLPRLSSLRAFDHPGYLAVWMGALVSTIGTWMETVAMGVYVTQETGRAEWTGGIVALTFLPSVVLSPVGGALADRFDRRAYVALGTVVQLVLAGVLTLLAFTHQLSVPAVAVISLLHGCASTLINPAFSAMLAELVPPSDLHSAMSLNSAQFNLGRIIGPALAAMVLGVGGTSWALLVNTLSFVAVLVALSRVKVPPRDSAKTSNGLWKQIAHGISVARQDTDISLMLWGTLFIAALVAPFIGLVPVFAIREFGQGAAATSLLVTCQGAGAVTAALVVGTLVDRLGQRRLLAWLALSIGAVASLYWLAPSLQLAAVGIFVLGANYMMLMSGMHAFCQARVPRNLQARMSSLYSMVLGGGYAAGVWGQGALADRVGLRFVTVSFSILFLALVLTLRLLSPRALEGSEA; from the coding sequence GTGCGCGCACTCCGACTGCCCCGCCTCTCCTCGCTTCGTGCCTTCGACCATCCCGGCTACCTCGCCGTCTGGATGGGCGCGCTGGTCTCCACCATCGGCACGTGGATGGAGACGGTGGCCATGGGCGTGTACGTCACGCAGGAGACGGGCCGCGCCGAGTGGACGGGCGGCATCGTCGCCCTCACCTTCCTGCCCTCCGTCGTGCTGTCCCCGGTGGGCGGCGCGCTCGCGGACCGCTTCGACCGGCGCGCCTACGTGGCGCTCGGCACGGTGGTGCAGCTGGTGCTCGCGGGCGTGCTGACGCTGCTGGCCTTCACGCACCAGCTCAGCGTGCCCGCGGTGGCCGTCATCTCGCTGCTGCACGGCTGCGCCTCCACGCTCATCAACCCCGCCTTCTCCGCGATGCTCGCGGAGCTCGTCCCGCCGAGCGACTTGCACAGCGCGATGAGCCTCAACTCGGCGCAGTTCAACCTGGGGCGCATCATCGGCCCGGCGCTCGCGGCGATGGTGCTGGGCGTGGGCGGCACGTCGTGGGCGCTGCTCGTCAACACGCTGTCCTTCGTGGCGGTGCTGGTGGCGCTGTCGCGGGTGAAGGTGCCGCCGCGGGACTCGGCGAAGACGTCCAATGGCCTGTGGAAGCAGATTGCCCATGGCATCTCGGTGGCGCGGCAGGACACGGACATCTCGTTGATGCTGTGGGGCACGCTGTTCATCGCGGCGCTGGTGGCGCCCTTCATCGGCCTGGTGCCGGTGTTCGCCATCCGCGAGTTCGGCCAGGGCGCGGCGGCCACGTCGCTGCTCGTCACCTGCCAGGGGGCGGGCGCGGTGACGGCGGCGCTGGTGGTGGGCACGCTGGTGGACCGGCTGGGCCAGCGGCGGCTGCTGGCGTGGCTGGCGCTCTCCATCGGCGCGGTGGCCTCGCTCTACTGGCTGGCGCCGTCGCTGCAGCTGGCGGCCGTGGGCATCTTCGTGCTCGGCGCGAACTACATGATGCTGATGAGCGGGATGCACGCCTTCTGCCAGGCGCGCGTGCCGCGCAACCTGCAGGCGCGGATGAGCAGCCTCTACAGCATGGTGCTCGGCGGCGGGTACGCGGCGGGCGTGTGGGGCCAGGGCGCGCTGGCGGACCGGGTGGGCCTGCGCTTCGTCACCGTGAGCTTCAGCATCCTGTTCCTCGCGCTCGTGCTGACGCTGCGCCTGCTCAGCCCGCGTGCCCTCGAAGGCTCCGAGGCGTAG
- a CDS encoding alkaline phosphatase D family protein codes for MKTLLGPILHAEDQRSADLWTFSVNLYLAGTDASRPLPLRLRFFDADTQELADVASSEAKVAADFSSLKRCAGVLWKWTVALRRKDTQHRVTYRFESLEGTPAPVGLDAVKDIVIPKAGELPRAAFFSCNGASSADKWNRMKHPFACWKDMRTQHEEPEGGFHLLIGGGDQVYADSVSAGDYSSQDELRQLRKTAMELKAGQPPPPGLHEELLSRYVDLYCRHWSGQEGIATMLSRVPGVYTWDDHDIVDGWGSEEEHLTTAWYRAVYSAAALAFEAFQLGGLKTEDKTPREREPATTHYLQTLRFEGERCEVDFVVLDLRSGRTSRVQPNGKTEYQVLSPTQWAALDAWRKEHAGRPEKEKEKKPKARHVLLVSSVPLVHLRFGPGVENAGGMVGLRDDMLDQWESLVHRGERIRLMMDLLTLAKASSCAVTVVSGDVHVAAWGLIRSRKPEHLPEGLSEVAIVQVTSSGIVHPPPNWLEFQGMRLMSAEGVENLQQALQTEMLSVGEDRFLRERNWLSLRVDPTSSEKTRPKLWLRWEAEHTVLSTQVVVEPPPPSR; via the coding sequence ATGAAGACGTTGCTTGGACCCATCCTCCATGCGGAGGACCAGCGGTCCGCGGACCTGTGGACCTTCTCCGTCAATCTTTATCTCGCGGGCACGGACGCCTCGCGGCCCCTGCCGCTCCGGCTGCGCTTCTTCGACGCGGACACCCAGGAGCTCGCCGACGTCGCCTCCAGCGAGGCGAAGGTGGCCGCGGACTTCTCCAGCCTGAAGCGTTGCGCCGGCGTGCTGTGGAAGTGGACCGTGGCCCTGCGGCGCAAGGACACGCAGCACCGGGTGACGTACCGCTTCGAGTCGCTGGAGGGCACCCCCGCGCCGGTGGGATTGGACGCCGTGAAGGACATCGTCATCCCCAAGGCGGGAGAGCTGCCGCGCGCGGCCTTCTTCTCCTGCAACGGCGCCAGCAGCGCGGACAAGTGGAACCGCATGAAGCACCCCTTCGCGTGCTGGAAGGACATGAGGACCCAGCACGAGGAACCCGAGGGAGGCTTCCACCTGCTCATCGGCGGCGGAGACCAGGTGTACGCGGACTCTGTCTCCGCCGGGGACTACAGCAGCCAGGATGAGCTGAGGCAGCTGCGCAAGACGGCGATGGAGCTGAAGGCCGGGCAGCCGCCGCCCCCGGGCCTCCACGAGGAGCTGCTGTCCCGCTACGTGGACCTGTACTGCCGGCACTGGAGCGGCCAGGAGGGCATCGCCACCATGCTCTCGCGAGTGCCCGGCGTGTATACCTGGGACGACCACGACATCGTCGACGGCTGGGGCTCCGAGGAGGAGCACCTGACCACCGCCTGGTACCGGGCCGTCTACAGCGCGGCGGCCCTGGCCTTCGAGGCGTTCCAACTGGGCGGCCTGAAGACGGAAGACAAGACGCCCCGCGAGCGGGAGCCGGCCACCACGCACTACCTCCAGACCCTGCGCTTCGAGGGCGAAAGGTGTGAGGTGGACTTCGTGGTGCTGGACCTGCGCAGCGGGCGCACCAGCCGCGTGCAGCCCAACGGGAAGACGGAGTACCAGGTGCTGAGCCCCACGCAGTGGGCGGCCCTGGATGCGTGGCGGAAGGAACACGCCGGTCGGCCGGAGAAGGAGAAGGAGAAGAAGCCGAAGGCCCGGCACGTCCTCCTCGTGTCGTCCGTTCCCCTGGTGCACCTGCGCTTCGGCCCTGGCGTGGAGAACGCGGGCGGAATGGTGGGGCTGCGCGACGACATGCTGGACCAGTGGGAGTCCCTCGTGCACCGCGGCGAGCGCATCCGGCTGATGATGGACCTTCTCACCCTGGCGAAGGCGTCCAGCTGCGCGGTGACGGTGGTGTCCGGTGACGTGCACGTGGCCGCCTGGGGCCTCATCCGCTCGCGAAAGCCGGAGCACCTCCCCGAGGGGCTGTCCGAGGTCGCGATTGTGCAGGTGACGTCCTCCGGCATCGTCCACCCGCCGCCCAACTGGCTCGAGTTCCAGGGCATGCGCCTGATGTCAGCGGAGGGAGTGGAGAACCTGCAACAAGCCCTGCAGACGGAGATGCTGTCCGTGGGCGAAGACCGCTTCCTGCGCGAGCGCAACTGGCTGTCGCTGCGCGTGGACCCGACCAGCTCCGAGAAGACCCGCCCCAAGCTGTGGCTGCGGTGGGAGGCCGAGCACACCGTCCTCTCCACCCAGGTGGTGGTGGAGCCACCGCCGCCCTCCCGCTAG
- a CDS encoding CapA family protein, translating into MPSSVLLMLALAATPGAPPAREPAPAHNFSTAQARTAELLSSAGSGSVKAALGGEARAGSAVHMAGDRSVRAAVHDLARGRIAGTVNQVGGASVKAAVGQERRADIAATSVTAAGIASAKAAVEDAGQSDLAATSVTAAGIASAKAAVEDAGQSDLAATSASAAGIASVKAAVHEGARSSAAVANTVPATGREDVRTGVVPASGTTSATVTHAVGTAAASEAATPPPANVSDLGRAAAEAGAAALRAAAVALRTGPNAPAVADADASYTRGLEALKAKDTRTAITELSACVAAAPSRVDCRWELGWAYQVDGRWSDALAQWTEVQKLQPDHPDLESALSQARGQAALQEKLARGPQVSNRPPPPPGARVRIRAVGDVMLGTTVPEDVLPPEGAESVIAGVRPLLEDADLTFVNLEGPLCDGGKTTKCRSKGNCYAFRSPTSYGQVLKDAGVDLASTANNHSGDFGEVCRRETEATLDKLGIPWSGPPGSVATIERNGLRIGMVAFHTSPSCNHLNNLATATALVSAAAAEHDLVIVSFHGGAEGGKALHVPEGREVFFGEDRGDLRTFSRAVVDAGAHLVLGHGPHVARGMEFYKGRLIAYSMGNFATYGRFNLKGPQGLGMVLEVELGGDGRYHSGRILPTKQVDKGIAVPDPSGAVIQLVRGLTADDFPETGARISEDGTVKPAGKGPISSARGVR; encoded by the coding sequence ATGCCCTCGTCCGTCCTCCTCATGCTGGCGCTCGCCGCCACGCCGGGTGCTCCCCCGGCACGCGAGCCCGCTCCCGCCCACAACTTCTCCACAGCGCAGGCCCGTACGGCCGAGCTGCTCTCCTCCGCCGGCTCGGGCTCCGTGAAGGCCGCGCTCGGGGGTGAAGCCCGCGCCGGGTCCGCCGTCCACATGGCGGGCGACAGGTCCGTGAGGGCCGCGGTCCATGACCTCGCACGAGGCCGCATCGCCGGCACCGTGAACCAGGTGGGCGGTGCCTCCGTGAAGGCGGCAGTGGGCCAGGAGCGGCGTGCCGATATCGCCGCGACCTCGGTGACGGCCGCTGGCATCGCCTCCGCGAAGGCCGCGGTCGAGGATGCTGGACAGTCCGACCTCGCCGCGACCTCGGTGACGGCCGCTGGCATCGCCTCCGCGAAGGCCGCGGTCGAGGATGCTGGCCAATCCGACCTCGCCGCGACCTCGGCGTCGGCCGCTGGCATCGCCTCCGTGAAGGCCGCGGTTCATGAGGGTGCACGGTCCTCGGCAGCAGTCGCCAACACCGTTCCGGCGACGGGTCGCGAGGACGTACGGACTGGCGTCGTGCCCGCCTCTGGCACCACCTCCGCCACCGTGACGCACGCGGTGGGCACCGCCGCAGCTTCCGAGGCAGCAACGCCTCCTCCCGCCAACGTCTCCGACCTCGGCCGGGCCGCCGCTGAAGCCGGTGCCGCTGCCCTGCGCGCCGCCGCCGTGGCCCTGCGCACCGGCCCCAACGCTCCCGCCGTGGCCGACGCCGACGCGAGCTACACGCGCGGCCTCGAGGCCCTCAAGGCGAAGGACACCCGCACCGCCATCACCGAGCTGTCCGCCTGTGTCGCCGCCGCGCCCTCACGCGTGGACTGCCGCTGGGAGCTCGGCTGGGCCTATCAGGTCGATGGCCGCTGGTCCGACGCGCTCGCGCAGTGGACCGAGGTCCAGAAGCTCCAGCCCGACCACCCGGACCTCGAGTCCGCGCTCTCCCAGGCCCGCGGGCAGGCCGCGCTCCAGGAGAAGCTCGCGCGCGGGCCCCAGGTCAGCAACCGCCCTCCCCCGCCCCCGGGCGCCAGGGTGCGCATCCGCGCCGTGGGTGACGTGATGCTCGGCACCACCGTCCCCGAGGACGTCCTGCCCCCCGAGGGCGCCGAGAGCGTCATCGCCGGCGTGCGCCCCCTGCTGGAGGACGCGGACCTCACCTTCGTCAACCTCGAAGGCCCGCTGTGCGACGGCGGCAAGACGACCAAGTGCCGCTCCAAGGGCAACTGCTACGCGTTCCGCTCGCCTACGTCGTACGGCCAGGTCCTCAAGGACGCGGGCGTGGACCTCGCCTCCACGGCGAACAACCACTCCGGTGACTTCGGCGAGGTGTGCCGCCGCGAGACGGAGGCCACGCTCGACAAGCTCGGCATCCCCTGGAGCGGTCCGCCGGGCTCCGTCGCCACGATTGAGCGCAACGGGCTGCGCATCGGCATGGTGGCCTTCCACACGTCGCCGTCCTGCAACCACCTCAACAACCTGGCCACGGCCACGGCGCTCGTCAGCGCGGCGGCGGCGGAGCATGACCTCGTCATCGTGTCCTTCCACGGCGGCGCCGAGGGCGGCAAGGCGCTCCACGTGCCCGAGGGCCGCGAGGTGTTCTTCGGCGAGGACCGGGGCGATTTGCGCACCTTCTCGCGCGCGGTGGTGGACGCGGGCGCGCACCTGGTGCTCGGCCACGGGCCCCACGTGGCGCGCGGCATGGAGTTCTACAAGGGCCGGCTCATCGCCTACTCCATGGGCAACTTCGCCACCTACGGCCGCTTCAACCTGAAGGGTCCGCAGGGGCTCGGCATGGTGCTCGAGGTGGAGCTCGGCGGTGACGGCCGCTACCACTCCGGCCGCATCCTCCCCACGAAGCAGGTGGACAAGGGCATCGCCGTGCCGGACCCGAGCGGCGCCGTCATCCAGTTGGTGCGCGGCCTCACCGCGGACGACTTCCCCGAGACGGGCGCGCGCATCTCCGAGGACGGCACCGTGAAGCCCGCCGGCAAGGGTCCCATCTCCTCCGCTCGCGGCGTGCGGTGA
- a CDS encoding helix-turn-helix domain-containing protein, translating to MPRQNLTRDTTPAAVVRAAARLGRNIATARIRRGLRQVDLAKKTGLALGTLKRIEEGSPTTALSAYFTALWALGLEREFDDLASPDRDEEGKTLERARYPKRVHPKADLDADF from the coding sequence ATGCCCCGCCAGAACCTGACGCGTGACACGACTCCCGCCGCCGTGGTGCGAGCCGCCGCTCGCCTGGGTCGGAACATCGCGACGGCGCGAATCCGGCGCGGCCTGAGGCAGGTGGACCTGGCGAAGAAGACGGGCCTGGCCCTCGGAACCCTCAAGCGCATCGAGGAGGGAAGCCCCACCACCGCACTCAGCGCCTACTTCACGGCCCTCTGGGCGCTGGGGCTCGAACGCGAGTTCGACGACCTCGCCTCACCAGACCGGGACGAGGAGGGAAAGACGCTGGAGCGGGCGCGCTACCCCAAGCGGGTGCATCCCAAGGCAGACCTCGATGCCGACTTCTGA
- a CDS encoding type II toxin-antitoxin system HipA family toxin — protein MPTSDSASCFVYLQLPRSMEVVTCGRFVQQEGVGRFVYGKSYLANPRAVELEKFELPLRPGTFETARLGGIFGALRDASPDAWGRRIIECQRGRGDLTEVDFLLHSPEDRVGALSFGQSPTPPAPIHPFNQVLHLDLLLEAADQLEQGLSPSTGQGLELMNPGTALGGARPKNVVEDGVDLWVAKFPSRSDRWNNAAVEGGMLKLARECGLKSAFSKVLTVAGRSVLLVRRFDRRRADEGYLRHRMVSALTVLRADENPQDRSKWSYLLLADELKRWVANPDEDLRELFSRMVFNALISNIDDHPRNHALTAAGSEWNLSPAYDLTPMPQVSTERDLAMEVGSLQHRRANRRNLLSACGRFRLSREDATRLIDTMKALVSRRWRDVVTSCGGTEADLKAIERAFDSPGFEYGSDSPG, from the coding sequence ATGCCGACTTCTGACAGCGCCAGCTGCTTCGTCTACCTCCAGCTCCCCAGGTCCATGGAGGTCGTCACCTGCGGGCGCTTCGTGCAACAGGAGGGCGTTGGACGCTTCGTCTACGGGAAGAGCTACCTGGCCAATCCCCGCGCGGTCGAGCTGGAGAAGTTCGAGCTGCCCCTGCGGCCGGGCACCTTCGAAACAGCCCGGCTCGGCGGCATCTTCGGTGCGCTGCGAGACGCCTCGCCAGATGCCTGGGGACGCCGGATCATCGAGTGCCAGCGAGGACGCGGCGACCTCACTGAAGTCGATTTCCTCCTGCACTCACCCGAAGACCGCGTCGGAGCGCTGTCCTTCGGCCAGAGCCCTACGCCTCCCGCCCCCATCCACCCGTTCAACCAGGTGCTCCACCTGGACCTCCTGCTCGAAGCAGCCGACCAGCTCGAGCAGGGCCTGTCACCGTCCACGGGGCAGGGGCTCGAGCTGATGAACCCGGGCACCGCGCTCGGAGGCGCCAGGCCCAAGAACGTCGTCGAGGACGGAGTTGACCTGTGGGTCGCCAAGTTTCCTTCACGCAGCGACCGCTGGAACAACGCAGCGGTCGAAGGCGGCATGTTGAAACTCGCTCGGGAGTGCGGCCTGAAATCCGCCTTCAGCAAGGTCCTCACTGTCGCCGGCCGGAGCGTCCTCCTGGTGCGCCGGTTCGACCGCCGGCGCGCCGACGAAGGCTACCTGCGCCACCGCATGGTCAGCGCGCTGACGGTGCTCCGTGCCGACGAGAACCCCCAGGACCGCTCGAAGTGGTCGTACCTCCTGCTCGCGGACGAGCTGAAGCGCTGGGTGGCGAACCCGGATGAGGACCTGCGAGAGCTGTTCTCACGCATGGTCTTCAACGCGCTCATCTCGAACATCGACGACCATCCTCGCAACCATGCGCTCACCGCCGCGGGCTCGGAATGGAACCTCTCTCCCGCCTACGACCTCACCCCGATGCCCCAGGTCAGCACCGAGCGGGACCTCGCGATGGAGGTGGGCAGCCTGCAGCACCGTCGAGCCAACCGCCGGAACCTCCTGAGCGCCTGCGGCCGCTTCCGGCTGTCCCGGGAAGACGCCACCCGACTCATCGACACGATGAAGGCGCTCGTGTCCCGCCGCTGGCGTGACGTCGTGACGAGCTGTGGCGGCACCGAAGCGGACCTGAAGGCCATCGAGCGGGCGTTCGACTCCCCGGGGTTCGAGTACGGCTCGGACTCCCCGGGCTGA
- a CDS encoding tRNA1(Val) (adenine(37)-N6)-methyltransferase, translating to MPETPPPESGPDETLDSIGTAGVRVLQRRTGYRFTLDAVLLAHFAATEGTGATGRLLELGAGSGVVSFLLVKQFGLGPVDALELQPAVYARLERAVALNACEDRVKPLLGDLRRLRELVPSGQYAHVVSNPPFRRADAGVRSPDDERAVSKSEVACDARDVVAAARHALMPGGSVSLVYPATRVAEVLGLLTQAKLYPSVLRLVHSRVDAPATRFLVHALRDRDRGLAVRPPLIVHGEGPGGYSTEVAALMEPPLAEQGR from the coding sequence ATGCCTGAAACTCCACCACCTGAATCCGGCCCGGACGAGACGCTCGACTCCATCGGCACGGCGGGCGTCCGGGTCCTCCAGCGGCGCACGGGCTACCGCTTCACGCTGGATGCGGTGCTGCTCGCGCACTTCGCGGCGACCGAGGGCACGGGCGCGACAGGCCGCCTCCTGGAGCTGGGTGCCGGCAGTGGGGTGGTGTCCTTCCTGCTCGTGAAGCAGTTCGGCCTTGGGCCGGTGGACGCGCTGGAGCTGCAGCCCGCCGTGTACGCGAGGCTGGAGCGGGCCGTGGCACTCAACGCATGCGAGGACCGGGTGAAGCCACTCCTCGGAGACCTGCGACGGCTGCGTGAGCTGGTGCCGTCGGGGCAGTACGCCCACGTCGTGTCCAATCCACCGTTCCGCCGTGCCGACGCGGGAGTGCGCAGCCCGGACGACGAGCGCGCCGTGTCCAAGTCGGAGGTGGCGTGTGACGCGAGGGACGTCGTGGCCGCGGCACGGCATGCGCTGATGCCCGGCGGCAGCGTGAGCCTGGTGTATCCAGCCACGCGCGTGGCGGAGGTGCTGGGCCTGCTCACCCAGGCGAAGCTGTACCCTTCCGTGCTGCGCCTCGTGCACTCGCGCGTGGACGCTCCTGCCACGCGCTTCCTGGTGCATGCCCTGAGGGACCGCGACCGCGGGCTCGCCGTGCGTCCACCGCTCATCGTCCACGGCGAAGGCCCGGGCGGCTACTCCACGGAGGTGGCCGCGCTGATGGAGCCACCCCTCGCGGAGCAGGGAAGGTGA
- a CDS encoding DoxX family protein, producing MAIAKVHGSKGFDNTKGGFEFNLALSAIALGLLLRGPGQLSVHSALERKVKRKELRHFRLLPRQRRRSMLLDLLG from the coding sequence ATGGCCATCGCCAAGGTCCATGGCTCCAAGGGCTTCGACAACACGAAGGGTGGCTTCGAGTTCAACCTCGCGCTGTCCGCCATCGCGCTCGGGCTGCTGCTTCGCGGGCCGGGCCAGCTGTCGGTGCACAGCGCGCTGGAGCGCAAGGTGAAGCGCAAGGAGCTGCGCCACTTCCGGCTGCTGCCCCGCCAGCGCCGCCGCTCGATGCTGCTGGACCTGCTGGGCTGA
- a CDS encoding DUF6183 family protein, whose amino-acid sequence MSPADDSLQAELRDILERLRTSKEMQWHSEVVTRWSGSADRGIGGLLTLHEALSEVESEAFWALFSFTWEIEQHLACLHDGRGVPALLRLTSRPIPGLRSPILELRRRQKLAGLLALRQSPRLLMAWLLRLTVTPGSLELPACWMYEYVTRGLDLEQEDGARRWRKALVEAGHPLGVLPLRLLDVEAGLPACYGAPQGHPMADERGALPAEAGRRSVPHELRDEALRERLTTVVREWSSGNQRIEARAFTLTPPVLARTPGPELLGALRLDCLEGAGEDTLRALSSLRPEAVFRSLFSAAAAGGPYTEGQQGAYGRLDAWRSLAALAGAEEGLPLEEVEGLTLACGWVDLVPPRVATPWFLDSRWQLAVAALHADGASLAVLAATEARDEDEK is encoded by the coding sequence ATGTCCCCGGCCGACGACTCGCTTCAGGCGGAGCTGCGCGACATCCTCGAGAGGCTGCGGACCTCGAAGGAGATGCAGTGGCACTCCGAGGTCGTGACGCGCTGGTCCGGCTCCGCGGACCGTGGCATCGGGGGCCTCCTCACGCTGCATGAGGCGCTCAGCGAGGTCGAGTCGGAGGCCTTCTGGGCCCTGTTCTCCTTCACCTGGGAGATAGAGCAGCACCTGGCGTGCCTGCATGATGGGAGGGGCGTACCCGCGCTCCTGCGGCTGACCTCACGTCCCATCCCGGGGCTGCGGTCTCCCATCCTGGAGCTGCGACGGCGGCAGAAGCTCGCCGGGCTCCTGGCCCTCCGGCAGTCCCCTCGCCTACTGATGGCCTGGCTGCTGCGCCTGACGGTGACGCCCGGCTCCCTCGAGCTGCCCGCGTGCTGGATGTATGAGTACGTCACCCGGGGCCTGGACCTGGAGCAGGAGGACGGGGCGCGGCGCTGGCGCAAGGCGCTGGTGGAGGCGGGGCATCCGCTCGGGGTGCTCCCGCTCCGTCTGCTGGACGTGGAGGCGGGGCTTCCAGCCTGCTACGGCGCTCCCCAGGGGCATCCCATGGCTGACGAGCGAGGCGCGCTCCCAGCCGAGGCCGGCCGCAGGTCCGTGCCACACGAGCTCCGGGACGAAGCGCTCCGCGAGCGGCTCACGACGGTGGTCCGCGAGTGGAGCTCGGGGAACCAGCGCATCGAGGCGCGGGCCTTCACGCTGACGCCTCCGGTGCTCGCGCGCACTCCGGGGCCGGAGCTGCTCGGGGCGCTCCGCCTGGACTGCCTGGAGGGCGCGGGCGAGGACACCCTCCGTGCCCTGTCTTCGCTCCGCCCGGAGGCCGTGTTCCGGAGCCTCTTCTCCGCCGCGGCCGCCGGAGGGCCCTACACCGAGGGTCAGCAAGGGGCCTACGGGCGCCTGGATGCGTGGCGCTCGCTGGCGGCCCTGGCGGGAGCAGAGGAGGGGCTCCCGCTCGAAGAGGTGGAAGGGCTGACGCTCGCCTGCGGCTGGGTGGACCTGGTGCCTCCGAGAGTCGCCACCCCGTGGTTCCTCGACAGCAGGTGGCAGCTCGCGGTGGCGGCGCTGCACGCGGACGGGGCGTCGCTTGCCGTGCTCGCGGCGACGGAGGCCCGGGACGAGGACGAGAAGTAG
- a CDS encoding HEAT repeat domain-containing protein, translating to MPTRRPSAPRPESQSEARWLRELESPDATTRVEAAKALDRMKSRRARRRCLELVRSALHPGVREIAAWLLGCICAPGHEARAVSALCEVVSDEDETVIVRGVAAEALGMVLQDGSPRTREARRAGEALMALLRSPEPELRFWASYALGLLRWKPALEELERLAATDSERHRSFIGTVGEEAAKAAHVIRTGEWLL from the coding sequence GTGCCCACACGACGCCCGTCCGCTCCACGCCCCGAGTCCCAGTCAGAGGCCCGCTGGCTGCGTGAGCTGGAGAGCCCGGACGCCACCACCCGCGTCGAGGCGGCGAAGGCGCTGGACCGCATGAAGTCGCGGCGGGCGCGGCGCCGGTGCCTGGAGCTGGTCCGGAGCGCGCTGCACCCGGGCGTCCGGGAGATAGCGGCCTGGCTGCTCGGGTGTATTTGCGCTCCAGGGCACGAAGCGCGCGCGGTCTCCGCCCTCTGCGAGGTGGTCTCTGACGAGGATGAGACCGTGATTGTGCGGGGAGTGGCCGCCGAAGCCCTGGGCATGGTCCTCCAGGATGGAAGCCCGCGCACGCGGGAGGCGCGCAGGGCGGGCGAGGCGCTGATGGCCCTGCTGCGAAGTCCCGAGCCGGAGCTGCGCTTCTGGGCGTCCTACGCCCTGGGGCTGCTGCGCTGGAAGCCCGCCCTCGAGGAGCTGGAGCGGCTCGCCGCCACGGACTCGGAGCGGCACCGGAGCTTCATCGGGACCGTGGGTGAGGAGGCGGCAAAGGCCGCCCACGTCATCCGCACCGGGGAGTGGCTGCTCTGA